The Cuculus canorus isolate bCucCan1 chromosome 5, bCucCan1.pri, whole genome shotgun sequence genome window below encodes:
- the TBPL2 gene encoding TATA box-binding protein-like 2: MDDVSPLEQYLESCGGQFKDDLSTSPQLFTSMSPYDVDLPIQATEEGLYGPQFNQAKDLPTDFSSVDLSFLPDVIQDNREENVAEDGHKMQNELDGSISRNEDSGVFMDESSLSYPEKTRPSPEASECPPLTPMTPMTPVTPASESSGIVPQLQNIVSTVNLACKLDLKNIALHARNAEYNPKRFAAVIMRIREPRTTALIFSSGKMVCTGAKSEEQSRLAARKYARVVQKLGFPAKFLDFKIQNMVGSCDVRFPIRLEGLVLTHQQFSSYEPELFPGLIYRMVKPRIVLLIFVSGKVVLTGAKERSEIYEAFENIYPILKGFKKAS, translated from the exons ATGGATGATGTGTCACCCCTGGAGCAGTACCTGGAGAGCTGTGGTGGGCA ATTCAAGGATGACCTCTCGACTAGCCCTCAGCTGTTTACTTCCATGAGTCCTTACGATGTAGACCTTCCAATTCAAGCAACTGAAGAGGGGTTGTATGGTCCTCAGTTTAATCAGGCCAAGGACCTTCCTACAGACTTCTCCTCTGTGGACCTCAGCTTTCTTCCAGATGTTATCCAAGataacagagaggaaaatgtggCTGAAGATGGtcacaaaatgcaaaatgagctTGATGGGTCAATATCAAGAAATGAAGACAGTGGCGTCTTCATGGATGAAAGCAGCTTGTCCTATCCAGAAAAAACTCGGCCATCCCCTGAAGCTTCTGAGTGTCCTCCTCTGACACCAATGACTCCTATGACGCCGGTAACACCTGCATCAGAAAGCTCCGGCATAGTCCCTCAGTTACA GAATATAGTGTCAACTGTAAACTTGGCTTGTAAACTAGACCTGAAGAACATAGCGCTGCATGCCAGAAATGCAGAATATAACCCAAAG AGGTTTGCTGCTGTGATCATGAGAATAAGGGAGCCACGAACAACAGCCCTCATCTTCAGTTCAGGAAAAATGGTCTGTACAGGAgcaaaaag TGAAGAGCAATCACGGCTTGCAGCCAGGAAATACGCCCGCGTAGTGCAGAAGCTTGGGTTCCCTGCCAAGTTCCTGGACTTCAAGATACAGAATATGGTTGGGAGTTGTGACGTGAGGTTCCCCATCCGTCTGGAAGGCTTGGTTCTCACTCACCAGCAGTTCAGCAG CTACGAACCAGAACTGTTTCCTGGCCTTATTTATAGGATGGTCAAACCACGGATAGTGCTGCTTATCTTTGTTTCTGGAAAAGTTGTACTGACTG GAGCAAAAGAGCGTTCTGAAATCTATGAGGCATTTGAGAACATCTACCCCATCCTTAAAGGCTTCAAGAAAGCATCATAA